A single Stigmatella aurantiaca DNA region contains:
- the pfp gene encoding diphosphate--fructose-6-phosphate 1-phosphotransferase codes for MKKLAIVVAGGPAPGINSVIGAATIRACLSGVEVLGIQDGFKWLAEGDISHVVPLTIADTSRIHFRGGSYIGISRANPTRSPEHLQRTIESMERLGIGMLITIGGDGTATLAQIISEKTRGKIRVVHVPKTIDNDIDLPHDTSTFGFQTARHVGVDIVKNLMVDAKTTSRWYFVVAQGRKAGHLALSIGKAVGATVTLIPEEFRGKKVPFATVVDTLAGSVIKRLAYGRPDGIALLAEGLADCIIPEDLARYTELPRDHMGNLHVADIQLGEVLEKGVKDRLAELGLKATLIPKYIGYEVRCADPIPFDMEYTRDLGHCAARYIIQGGTEAVVAIINGQFQPLSFQTMKNPDTGLPRVRLVDVDSDRYQIARGFMLRLKREDFAKPEELARLAASVKLTPEAFRERFSYLVKDEPETVPDAAREVMLKKKEA; via the coding sequence ATGAAGAAGCTCGCCATCGTCGTCGCTGGAGGACCCGCTCCAGGCATCAACAGTGTTATCGGGGCCGCCACCATCCGTGCCTGCCTGTCCGGGGTGGAGGTGCTGGGCATCCAGGATGGGTTCAAGTGGCTCGCCGAGGGGGACATCTCCCACGTGGTGCCGCTCACCATCGCGGACACTAGCCGCATCCACTTCCGGGGAGGCTCGTACATCGGCATCTCCCGCGCCAACCCCACCCGCTCCCCTGAGCACCTTCAGCGCACCATCGAGTCGATGGAGCGGCTGGGCATCGGCATGCTCATCACCATCGGCGGGGATGGCACCGCGACGCTCGCGCAGATCATCTCGGAGAAGACCCGGGGGAAGATCCGCGTCGTCCACGTGCCCAAGACGATCGACAACGACATCGATCTGCCCCACGACACGAGCACCTTCGGGTTCCAGACCGCGCGCCACGTGGGCGTGGACATCGTGAAGAACCTGATGGTCGACGCGAAGACCACCTCGCGCTGGTACTTCGTCGTCGCCCAGGGCCGCAAGGCGGGCCACCTGGCGCTGTCCATTGGCAAGGCGGTGGGCGCCACCGTCACCCTCATCCCCGAGGAGTTCCGCGGCAAGAAGGTCCCCTTCGCCACCGTGGTGGACACGCTCGCGGGCTCCGTCATCAAGCGCCTGGCCTACGGGCGCCCGGATGGCATCGCGCTGCTGGCCGAGGGCCTCGCCGACTGCATCATCCCGGAGGACCTGGCCCGGTACACGGAGCTGCCCAGGGACCACATGGGCAACCTCCACGTGGCGGACATCCAACTGGGCGAGGTGCTGGAGAAGGGCGTGAAGGACCGGCTCGCGGAGCTGGGCCTCAAGGCCACGCTCATTCCCAAGTACATCGGCTACGAGGTGCGCTGCGCCGACCCCATCCCCTTCGACATGGAGTACACGCGCGACCTGGGGCACTGCGCGGCCCGCTACATCATCCAGGGCGGCACCGAGGCGGTGGTGGCCATCATCAACGGCCAGTTCCAGCCGCTCTCGTTCCAGACGATGAAGAACCCGGACACGGGCCTGCCCCGGGTGCGGCTGGTGGACGTGGACTCGGACCGCTACCAGATCGCCCGGGGGTTCATGCTCCGCCTCAAGCGCGAGGACTTCGCCAAGCCCGAGGAGCTCGCCCGCCTCGCCGCCTCCGTGAAGCTCACGCCCGAGGCGTTCCGCGAGCGGTTCTCCTACCTGGTGAAGGATGAGCCGGAGACCGTGCCGGATGCGGCACGGGAGGTGATGCTCAAGAAGAAGGAGGCCTAG
- the bla gene encoding class A beta-lactamase: MGRRPVLLGLLAAVMTAPRGVRAAGGPAADPRSRLAELERRHGGTLGVAVLDTASGELVLHRADERFPLCSTFKFLAAARVLARVDRGEEQLGRRIVFSEADLVSYSPVTKEHVGGEGMTLEAICEAAITLSDNTAGNLLLDSFGGPAALTRYVRTLGDKKTRLDRRETELNEAKPGDPRDTTTPAAMLQDMQRLLVGDALSASSRERLVAWLTASKTGAKRLRAGVPPDWRAGDKTGTSGNGVVSDIAIFWPPDRAPLLVSAYYRGPEGTGDAVLEAVGRLVAELPAR; this comes from the coding sequence ATGGGCCGCCGCCCCGTGTTGTTGGGTCTGTTGGCGGCGGTGATGACGGCTCCGCGAGGGGTCAGGGCAGCAGGTGGGCCTGCGGCGGACCCCCGCTCGCGCCTCGCGGAGCTGGAGCGCCGCCATGGCGGGACGCTCGGCGTCGCCGTGCTCGATACTGCCAGCGGTGAGCTGGTGCTCCATCGCGCCGATGAGCGGTTCCCTCTGTGCAGCACCTTCAAGTTCCTTGCCGCCGCGCGGGTGCTGGCCCGGGTGGATCGCGGGGAGGAGCAGCTCGGCCGACGCATCGTCTTCTCCGAGGCGGATCTCGTCTCCTACTCCCCCGTGACGAAGGAGCACGTGGGCGGGGAGGGCATGACGCTGGAGGCGATCTGCGAGGCGGCGATTACCCTCAGTGACAACACGGCGGGCAACTTGCTGCTCGACAGCTTTGGCGGCCCGGCGGCGCTCACCCGCTATGTCCGCACGCTGGGCGACAAGAAGACCCGGCTGGACCGCCGCGAGACGGAGCTGAACGAGGCGAAGCCAGGAGACCCCCGCGACACCACCACCCCGGCCGCCATGCTCCAGGACATGCAGCGGCTCCTGGTGGGGGATGCTCTCTCCGCGAGTTCGCGCGAGCGGCTGGTGGCGTGGCTGACCGCGAGCAAGACCGGTGCGAAACGTCTGCGGGCGGGAGTGCCGCCCGACTGGCGTGCCGGGGACAAGACGGGCACCAGCGGCAATGGCGTCGTGAGCGACATCGCCATCTTCTGGCCGCCGGACCGGGCCCCGCTGCTCGTCAGCGCTTACTACCGGGGGCCGGAGGGCACGGGCGATGCTGTCCTGGAGGCCGTGGGACGCCTCGTGGCCGAGCTCCCCGCGCGCTGA